A stretch of the Nosocomiicoccus ampullae genome encodes the following:
- the gcvT gene encoding glycine cleavage system aminomethyltransferase GcvT, with protein MSELKKTPLNNYYQEVGAKLVDFGGWEMPVQFTSIIEEHKAVREDVGIFDVSHMGEVRVTGNEAVDFLNYALTNDVSKLKVNRAQYTTIANEKGGVIDDLLIYKLDENEFFLVPNAGNKDTDYEWLTGIEGFDVEITDESDDYAVIAIQGPNSREMVQKHTDEDISEMKMFNAKQDIDLAGHTVLLSQSGYTGEDGFEIYMKPDSLEPLWKVFKEDGAAECGLGARDTLRLEAGLPLHGQDLSPEITPIEARIGFAVNAKKEKFIGGEVLKDQKENGAPRRLSAFEMTGKGIPRTDYEVYDNDGNKVGYVTSGTKSPSTGKAIGFALVDTDFYEEGKEFIVKVRKREIPAKFVKNFK; from the coding sequence ATGAGTGAACTAAAGAAAACACCACTTAATAATTATTATCAAGAAGTTGGTGCCAAACTTGTTGATTTTGGTGGCTGGGAAATGCCAGTTCAATTTACAAGCATTATTGAGGAGCACAAAGCAGTACGTGAAGACGTCGGTATTTTTGATGTTTCTCATATGGGTGAAGTAAGAGTTACTGGAAATGAAGCTGTTGATTTTCTTAACTATGCATTGACAAATGATGTATCTAAATTAAAAGTCAACCGTGCACAGTACACAACAATTGCCAACGAAAAAGGTGGAGTTATTGACGACTTATTAATTTATAAGTTAGATGAAAATGAATTCTTCTTAGTTCCTAACGCTGGTAATAAGGACACTGACTATGAATGGCTAACAGGAATTGAAGGTTTCGATGTTGAAATTACAGATGAATCTGATGATTATGCAGTAATTGCTATTCAAGGTCCTAACTCACGTGAAATGGTACAAAAACACACGGATGAAGATATTTCTGAAATGAAAATGTTCAATGCTAAACAAGATATCGATCTTGCAGGGCACACTGTGTTACTTTCTCAAAGTGGATACACTGGTGAAGATGGTTTTGAAATTTACATGAAACCAGATTCATTAGAACCATTATGGAAAGTATTTAAAGAAGATGGAGCAGCTGAATGTGGACTTGGTGCAAGAGACACATTAAGACTTGAAGCAGGTTTACCACTTCATGGTCAAGACTTATCTCCAGAAATTACACCGATTGAAGCTAGAATTGGCTTTGCTGTTAATGCTAAGAAAGAAAAGTTCATTGGTGGAGAAGTCTTAAAAGATCAAAAAGAAAATGGAGCACCACGCCGTTTATCAGCATTTGAAATGACTGGTAAAGGTATTCCTAGAACAGACTACGAAGTTTACGATAATGACGGAAATAAAGTCGGTTACGTAACAAGTGGAACAAAATCACCATCAACTGGTAAAGCAATTGGTTTTGCATTAGTTGATACAGATTTCTATGAAGAAGGTAAGGAATTTATCGTAAAAGTTCGTAAACGTGAAATTCCAGCTAAATTTGTTAAAAACTTTAAATAA
- the gcvPA gene encoding aminomethyl-transferring glycine dehydrogenase subunit GcvPA has product MSHRYLPVTEKDKQEMLDVIGIKDVNELFSDIPEEVRFKGDLNIEPAKDEYSLMRELTRISNKNITSATHSSFLGAGVYDHYIPSVVDSIISRSEFYTAYTPYQPEVSQGELQAIFEFQTLISELTGLPIANSSMYDGPTAFAEGATMAAGATRKKKVVVSGAVHPQTLEVIKTYTHAQNIEVVVADLDGTTTDLKHLEELADEDTAAVMVQYPNFFGSIEDLEAIEKIAHKHKGLFIVNSNPLAISLLTPPGEFGADIVTGDTQVFGIPAQFGGPHCGYFAATKKLMRRMPGRLVGQTQDDDGNRGFVLTLQAREQHIRREKATSNICSNQALNALASSIAMSALGKYGVVEMAENNIQNAHYAKEAFKSAGFEVLGDMNFNEFVVKLNKDVTEINDELYEDGFIGGYDLGLDFDEFKNHMLIAVTELRSKDEIDAFVERLGAYNG; this is encoded by the coding sequence ATGAGTCATCGTTATTTACCGGTAACAGAAAAAGACAAGCAAGAGATGTTAGACGTCATTGGCATTAAAGATGTTAATGAATTATTCTCTGATATCCCTGAAGAAGTTAGGTTCAAAGGTGATTTAAATATAGAACCTGCGAAAGATGAGTACTCTCTAATGAGAGAACTTACTAGAATTTCTAACAAAAATATAACTTCAGCAACACATTCATCATTCTTAGGTGCTGGAGTTTATGATCACTATATTCCATCTGTAGTGGATTCTATTATTTCTAGATCAGAGTTTTATACTGCATATACACCTTATCAACCAGAAGTTTCACAAGGTGAATTACAAGCAATCTTTGAATTCCAAACATTAATTTCTGAGTTAACAGGTTTACCAATTGCAAACTCATCAATGTACGATGGTCCAACTGCATTTGCTGAAGGTGCGACTATGGCTGCTGGAGCGACTAGAAAGAAAAAAGTAGTTGTTTCAGGTGCAGTGCACCCACAAACTTTAGAAGTTATTAAAACATATACTCACGCACAAAACATTGAAGTAGTTGTTGCAGATTTAGATGGTACGACTACTGATTTAAAACATTTAGAAGAATTAGCTGATGAAGATACTGCAGCAGTAATGGTTCAGTATCCTAACTTCTTTGGTTCAATTGAAGATTTAGAAGCAATTGAAAAGATTGCTCATAAACACAAAGGATTATTCATTGTTAACTCAAATCCACTTGCAATTTCATTATTAACACCTCCAGGAGAATTTGGTGCAGACATTGTTACTGGTGATACACAAGTATTCGGTATTCCAGCACAATTTGGTGGACCACACTGTGGATATTTTGCTGCAACAAAAAAATTAATGAGAAGAATGCCTGGACGTCTTGTAGGTCAAACTCAAGATGATGATGGTAATCGTGGATTCGTATTAACGTTACAAGCACGTGAACAACATATCCGTCGTGAAAAAGCGACTTCGAACATTTGTTCGAACCAAGCCCTAAATGCTTTAGCTTCATCAATTGCGATGAGTGCATTAGGTAAGTACGGTGTTGTTGAAATGGCTGAAAACAATATTCAAAACGCTCACTATGCTAAAGAAGCATTTAAATCAGCTGGATTTGAAGTTCTTGGTGACATGAACTTTAACGAGTTTGTAGTTAAGTTAAATAAAGATGTCACTGAAATTAACGATGAGCTATATGAAGATGGATTTATTGGTGGTTATGACTTAGGTTTAGACTTTGATGAGTTCAAAAATCATATGCTTATCGCAGTCACTGAACTACGTTCTAAAGATGAAATTGATGCGTTTGTTGAAAGGTTAGGTGCTTATAATGGCTAA
- a CDS encoding DUF2759 domain-containing protein, which produces MPFIDTGELFKIGGTSIHIGVNTMSLLMLLIAILSVYALINAVRSKNILGIIFSVGAIATFGFFSLATIFTFGYPDL; this is translated from the coding sequence ATGCCTTTCATTGACACAGGCGAACTGTTTAAAATCGGCGGGACATCAATTCACATTGGTGTAAATACAATGTCGTTATTAATGTTGCTAATTGCGATTTTAAGTGTTTATGCTCTAATCAATGCGGTTAGATCTAAAAACATCCTAGGTATTATTTTTAGTGTTGGCGCAATTGCTACATTTGGGTTCTTTTCACTAGCAACAATATTTACATTTGGTTATCCAGACCTATAA
- a CDS encoding type II secretion system protein: protein MGKLQKNDGFTMIEMILTLFIVSIILLSTVTYIPKFNKGNKDDEIKNIEYLFQNAQIRAKRFASAQYVEINHRQNKIVLMDYKNNYEKVYNLSYCSIYEGGLNEVIYYSSGNTSRFGTITLNCNGEIVKIIFQIQKGRYRIER from the coding sequence ATGGGCAAGCTACAAAAGAATGACGGTTTTACGATGATTGAAATGATACTTACATTATTTATTGTAAGTATCATTTTATTATCTACTGTCACATATATCCCTAAATTTAATAAAGGCAATAAAGATGACGAGATTAAAAATATTGAATATCTATTTCAAAATGCTCAAATACGAGCGAAGCGATTTGCGAGCGCTCAATATGTTGAAATTAATCATAGACAAAATAAGATTGTGCTGATGGATTATAAAAACAATTATGAAAAAGTATATAACTTATCATATTGTTCTATATATGAAGGTGGACTCAATGAGGTCATATATTATTCGAGTGGAAATACATCTAGATTTGGGACCATTACATTAAATTGTAATGGAGAAATTGTAAAAATCATATTTCAAATACAAAAGGGGAGATATCGTATTGAAAGATGA
- a CDS encoding 5-formyltetrahydrofolate cyclo-ligase, with amino-acid sequence MILNKKQLRKKMIETLQSFSKEEKLEKEQKIHQKLLNFIEENDINSVGLVLSMPHEMDTWPIIEHLKENGVKLYAPKSDYVTKGMNFYEVVDREDLLTDDKDILIPDDTNELNNSPELLIVPGVIFNEKGYRTGYGGGFYDRFLKGFNGLKISALFDEQFGEVIVESHDIPVDLLITPTKTINAKENRLND; translated from the coding sequence ATGATTTTGAATAAAAAACAGTTAAGAAAGAAAATGATTGAAACACTACAGTCATTTAGTAAAGAAGAAAAATTAGAAAAAGAACAAAAAATACATCAAAAGCTTTTAAATTTCATAGAAGAAAATGATATTAACTCTGTAGGACTTGTATTATCTATGCCACACGAGATGGATACTTGGCCAATTATTGAACATTTAAAAGAAAACGGAGTTAAATTATATGCACCAAAAAGTGACTACGTCACTAAAGGAATGAATTTTTACGAAGTTGTAGATCGTGAAGATTTATTAACTGATGATAAAGATATTTTAATTCCAGATGATACAAATGAATTAAATAACTCACCAGAATTATTAATTGTGCCTGGTGTTATTTTTAATGAAAAAGGATACCGCACAGGATACGGTGGCGGCTTTTATGATAGATTTTTAAAAGGCTTTAATGGATTAAAAATATCTGCATTATTCGATGAACAATTTGGTGAAGTAATCGTTGAATCACATGATATTCCGGTCGATTTATTAATTACACCAACAAAAACAATTAATGCAAAAGAGAATAGATTGAATGATTAA
- the phoU gene encoding phosphate signaling complex protein PhoU, which translates to MKQRKQFLNHLDDLTSTIFKMSHEVEVRIHQLIEQIEKRDEKALKDLAIEDIHVNDLEILINEKIVSIITLEAPVASDLRMLISYIKIAEDLERISDNVVNVANILAKHDIEHQEIKNKLVAMLKLCELMLIDVTSAMKTKDLPLVREIMTRDEDIDAIYLEITSSSIYEIDDRVLMSQVSLITKFIERIGDHIENIGEHLFFYLTGQQYQ; encoded by the coding sequence ATGAAACAAAGAAAACAATTTTTAAATCATTTAGATGATCTTACTTCTACAATTTTTAAAATGTCACATGAGGTTGAAGTGAGAATTCATCAGCTCATTGAGCAAATAGAAAAACGAGATGAAAAAGCGTTAAAAGATTTAGCGATAGAAGATATTCATGTTAACGATTTAGAAATATTAATTAATGAAAAAATTGTATCGATTATTACGTTAGAAGCGCCTGTTGCATCTGATTTAAGAATGCTTATTTCTTATATTAAAATCGCTGAGGATTTAGAACGAATTTCTGACAATGTTGTTAATGTCGCGAATATTTTAGCAAAACACGATATCGAACATCAGGAAATTAAAAATAAGTTAGTTGCTATGTTAAAATTATGTGAACTAATGCTAATTGACGTTACATCTGCTATGAAAACTAAGGATTTACCACTTGTTAGAGAAATTATGACACGTGACGAAGATATCGATGCTATTTACCTTGAGATTACGTCAAGCTCAATCTATGAAATTGACGATAGAGTGCTTATGAGTCAAGTATCTCTCATTACAAAATTTATTGAGAGAATTGGAGATCATATTGAAAATATCGGTGAACATCTCTTCTTTTACCTCACGGGTCAGCAGTATCAATAA
- a CDS encoding rhomboid family protein, which produces MINKWQAAYEIIRYTKYVFSTYDSMTDTIWLKNSKSKSIMILTDKEVSDSEIETTTENLFYNKSNLDRAVNFKISKIYVNYIGSHEFKRQFSSSELKVSHIGVENIGKIIFNPFYKIDTKYKKPKSKDWYKKRVLSSNPLETYLIKFTPMTSILLMINTLIFLMNLFYIHIKDSVHLTNDLGLTHFGVNQDGEFYRLISSAFLHANVDHFLFNVAAIYVLGKFVESIYGSIKMLLSYLITAVVANIISLVFITDSLSLGASGAAYGLMGILLVHLLVHKKVQKKLIFQVVAIFVVIGVLSNFFSNVNHYAHLGGAIYGVILGIIYNFKKVNKKVLLATCILAIVLPVLSWVIQSQHSSLQPYDEQALRFYYEKDYDQALMKVNETFKYNNETSTSYYVLGKLYEVAGDKDRAEANLSYAFELDPENELALKERLYRLRKNQDYEGMKELVNDINVNKVKDEELAVILEDLEYR; this is translated from the coding sequence ATGATTAATAAATGGCAAGCAGCCTATGAAATTATTCGTTATACAAAATATGTGTTTTCTACATATGACAGTATGACTGATACGATTTGGCTTAAAAATAGTAAAAGTAAATCAATAATGATTTTAACCGACAAAGAGGTTTCAGATAGTGAGATTGAAACGACAACAGAAAATCTATTTTATAACAAAAGTAATTTAGATCGCGCAGTTAATTTTAAAATTAGCAAAATATATGTGAATTATATTGGTAGTCATGAATTTAAGCGTCAATTTTCATCGAGTGAATTAAAAGTATCACATATTGGTGTTGAAAATATTGGAAAAATTATTTTTAATCCTTTCTATAAAATAGATACTAAATATAAAAAACCAAAGTCTAAAGATTGGTATAAAAAAAGGGTGTTATCAAGCAACCCGTTAGAAACATATTTAATTAAATTTACACCAATGACTTCGATATTATTAATGATTAATACGTTAATCTTTTTAATGAATTTATTTTATATTCATATTAAGGACTCCGTTCATTTAACAAATGATTTAGGGTTAACACACTTTGGTGTCAATCAAGACGGGGAATTTTATCGACTGATTTCAAGTGCGTTTTTACATGCAAATGTCGACCATTTTTTATTTAACGTTGCTGCAATCTACGTATTAGGTAAATTCGTAGAATCGATTTATGGATCGATTAAAATGTTGTTATCTTATTTAATTACAGCTGTAGTTGCCAACATTATTTCTCTCGTGTTCATTACTGATTCACTCTCACTTGGTGCGAGTGGTGCGGCGTATGGTTTAATGGGTATTTTACTTGTACACTTACTTGTCCATAAAAAAGTACAAAAGAAACTCATTTTTCAGGTCGTTGCTATATTTGTAGTTATTGGAGTTCTTTCTAATTTCTTTAGTAACGTTAACCATTACGCACACCTCGGTGGAGCAATTTATGGTGTAATCTTAGGAATTATTTATAACTTTAAAAAAGTGAATAAAAAAGTGCTTCTTGCTACGTGTATTTTAGCGATTGTACTTCCAGTATTATCTTGGGTAATACAAAGCCAACATTCATCACTTCAACCTTATGATGAACAAGCGCTTAGATTTTATTATGAAAAAGATTATGACCAAGCATTAATGAAAGTAAATGAAACATTTAAATATAATAATGAAACGAGTACAAGTTATTATGTACTTGGTAAGTTATATGAAGTTGCTGGAGATAAAGATAGAGCTGAGGCGAATTTAAGTTATGCGTTTGAACTTGATCCAGAAAACGAACTTGCACTTAAAGAACGCTTATATCGATTAAGAAAAAACCAAGATTATGAAGGTATGAAAGAATTAGTAAATGATATTAACGTAAATAAAGTTAAAGATGAAGAACTTGCTGTTATACTTGAGGATTTAGAGTATAGATAG
- a CDS encoding DUF2626 family protein, whose protein sequence is MDKVFKTLGFWTAIFAILFYVGDMTEMAFFFIGQTGFFILLGYMKLTERMYMYVFAAYLMLFFVGFTYYSTFLMEPAFGNQ, encoded by the coding sequence ATGGATAAAGTATTTAAAACGCTCGGTTTTTGGACAGCGATCTTTGCAATTTTATTCTATGTCGGCGATATGACTGAAATGGCGTTTTTCTTCATCGGTCAAACTGGTTTCTTTATATTACTTGGATATATGAAACTGACTGAAAGAATGTATATGTATGTATTCGCAGCTTACCTAATGCTATTCTTCGTTGGATTTACTTATTATTCAACTTTCCTTATGGAACCAGCATTTGGTAACCAGTAA
- a CDS encoding MBL fold metallo-hydrolase: protein MEIITLPLGALNTNCYIVYDDYKHALIFDPAANSQDIIETVKEHGLTVEGILLTHAHYDHIGALEEVCKYFKLPVYMNEEESGWLYDPSKNGSIRFIEEVTADVERNYIDEGELVVGNFKLNVLHTPGHSPGSLSYIFDNDGFIVSGDVLFNKGVGRTDLYRGNTEAVMHSIKEKLFSLNLEYEVYPGHGLPTTLLEEKYENPNIIW, encoded by the coding sequence ATGGAAATCATTACATTACCATTAGGTGCATTAAATACTAATTGTTATATCGTCTATGATGATTATAAACATGCGTTAATTTTTGACCCTGCAGCAAATAGTCAAGATATTATTGAAACTGTAAAGGAACATGGATTAACAGTCGAAGGAATTCTACTTACACACGCGCATTATGACCATATCGGTGCATTAGAAGAAGTATGTAAATACTTTAAGTTACCAGTTTATATGAATGAAGAAGAAAGTGGCTGGCTATATGATCCAAGTAAAAATGGCTCAATTCGTTTTATAGAAGAAGTGACTGCTGACGTGGAAAGAAATTATATCGATGAAGGCGAGTTAGTCGTCGGTAATTTTAAGTTAAACGTTCTTCATACACCGGGGCACTCACCAGGGAGCTTGAGTTATATATTTGATAATGACGGTTTTATAGTATCTGGAGATGTATTATTTAATAAAGGAGTCGGTCGTACGGATTTATACCGTGGTAATACTGAGGCAGTGATGCATTCGATTAAAGAAAAGTTATTTAGTTTAAATTTAGAGTATGAAGTGTATCCGGGCCACGGATTACCGACAACACTTCTTGAAGAGAAATATGAAAATCCAAATATAATATGGTAA
- the comGB gene encoding competence type IV pilus assembly protein ComGB, which yields MKFINIPTNKLKNYDADFLKKLAHLLDNGFTQKDALTFLVEQYEVLNKKDKEALTNLIETGSDLQTVLMYLGYHSSIIAQIRFSHVHGDVIKILEECHAYISKKRSTIKNLVKALQYPLILITLFIVILIALNYTVIPQFNILYESVGTNKSRMMNLLTGLLNFLPKFVLIIFIVSILFTIYLSMLLTSKNIKFKKSSMLRIPIINTYYKYFVTYKFSRELGFMFSNGIDSKEIINILKNQELDLELQFLGSEIERLLLAGESMSDAVKEIQLLDHRIIPFIKHGEYNSNVGKELILYSEYVLEGIIFKLEKLTRRIQPIIFIILGFLVICLYLVIVLPVFQMMSDLN from the coding sequence ATGAAATTTATAAACATTCCTACGAATAAATTAAAAAATTATGATGCTGATTTTCTAAAGAAACTCGCACATTTACTCGATAATGGTTTCACTCAAAAAGATGCATTAACATTTTTAGTCGAACAATACGAAGTATTAAATAAAAAAGATAAAGAAGCGTTAACTAATTTGATTGAAACTGGTAGTGATTTACAGACAGTATTAATGTATCTAGGATACCATTCGTCGATTATTGCTCAGATTAGATTCTCACATGTACATGGTGACGTGATTAAAATATTAGAAGAATGTCACGCATATATAAGTAAAAAAAGAAGCACAATTAAAAACTTAGTAAAAGCATTACAGTATCCGTTAATTTTAATTACTCTATTTATTGTTATATTAATTGCACTAAATTACACAGTCATCCCTCAGTTTAATATTTTGTATGAATCTGTAGGAACGAACAAAAGTAGAATGATGAATTTACTCACAGGATTATTAAACTTTTTGCCTAAGTTTGTTCTCATTATTTTCATCGTTTCAATATTATTTACAATATATTTATCTATGTTATTAACATCGAAAAATATCAAATTTAAGAAATCAAGTATGTTACGCATTCCCATAATCAATACGTACTATAAATACTTTGTAACATATAAATTTTCTAGAGAGCTTGGATTCATGTTTTCCAATGGAATTGATTCTAAAGAAATTATTAATATATTAAAGAATCAAGAATTAGACTTAGAATTACAATTTCTAGGTAGTGAAATCGAACGGTTACTTTTAGCTGGAGAATCAATGAGTGACGCAGTGAAAGAAATTCAATTACTTGATCATAGAATTATTCCATTTATAAAGCATGGTGAATATAACTCTAATGTAGGTAAAGAGCTAATTTTATATAGTGAATACGTATTAGAAGGAATTATATTTAAATTAGAAAAACTAACAAGGCGTATACAACCAATTATATTTATAATACTTGGATTTTTAGTAATCTGTTTATATTTAGTGATTGTTTTACCTGTATTCCAAATGATGTCGGATTTAAATTAG
- the comGC gene encoding competence type IV pilus major pilin ComGC yields MKLNIKKFIQKSKKSEGFTLIEMLLVLLVISVLIILIIPNIAAQSKNVQNTGCEAQVKMVQSQIEAYTLNEGQPPTNISQLVPNYLTDKQVSCSNGTGIKIVNGQATKE; encoded by the coding sequence ATGAAACTGAATATTAAAAAGTTTATACAAAAAAGTAAAAAATCAGAAGGTTTTACTTTAATTGAAATGTTACTCGTACTACTCGTTATATCTGTACTCATTATATTAATTATCCCAAACATAGCCGCACAATCCAAAAATGTACAAAATACTGGCTGTGAAGCTCAGGTGAAAATGGTACAAAGCCAAATTGAAGCCTACACATTAAACGAAGGGCAACCACCAACAAATATTAGCCAACTCGTACCAAATTACCTCACAGATAAACAAGTGTCTTGTTCTAATGGTACAGGAATTAAGATCGTAAATGGGCAAGCTACAAAAGAATGA
- a CDS encoding ATPase, T2SS/T4P/T4SS family, whose product MEELLLRLLEESICNEYTDIHITLEKNHGLIRVRQFGKMRMHSSLSEKNYRQFINYLKFISDLDTNEHRISQSGRIEMLVGEETVNLRISTLPTSLMNEIIVIRLLNSVKNIPSKNLFRGESDYENLKYLCNKNDGLILFTGPTGSGKSTVMFRLLNDISNKGDRQIITIEDPIEFDLENIVQVEINEKARIDYEPILRGVMRCDPDVIMFGEIRDKKIAEELVKASLSGHLVYSTFHSNSAHSTLLRLKEYGIYKEELIESIRVIINQRIIHDGSSSFIIYEYLTKDDIRKILNNEDVKYKTILHTLEELYKENLIEVETYEIYKHSYE is encoded by the coding sequence ATGGAAGAATTATTATTAAGATTACTAGAAGAAAGTATATGTAACGAATATACAGATATACATATTACTTTAGAGAAAAATCATGGGCTGATTAGAGTTAGGCAATTTGGAAAGATGAGAATGCACAGTTCTCTTTCAGAGAAAAATTATCGGCAGTTTATTAATTATTTAAAGTTTATTTCAGATTTAGACACAAATGAACATCGCATCTCTCAAAGTGGTCGTATAGAAATGCTTGTTGGTGAAGAAACTGTGAATTTAAGAATATCGACTCTTCCAACATCACTCATGAATGAGATTATAGTTATTCGCTTATTGAATAGCGTAAAGAATATCCCTTCTAAAAATCTATTTAGAGGGGAGAGTGACTATGAAAATTTAAAGTATCTATGTAATAAAAATGACGGTCTTATATTGTTTACTGGTCCAACAGGATCAGGAAAGTCAACAGTTATGTTTAGGCTACTAAATGACATTAGTAATAAAGGTGATCGACAGATAATAACTATTGAAGATCCTATTGAGTTTGACTTAGAAAATATAGTGCAAGTTGAAATTAACGAGAAAGCAAGAATAGATTACGAGCCGATTTTAAGAGGAGTTATGCGATGTGATCCAGATGTCATTATGTTTGGTGAAATTAGGGATAAAAAAATTGCAGAAGAATTAGTAAAAGCAAGTTTATCGGGTCATTTAGTTTATTCAACGTTTCATAGTAATAGTGCGCATAGTACATTATTAAGACTAAAAGAATATGGTATTTATAAAGAGGAATTGATTGAATCCATACGAGTGATTATTAATCAGAGAATTATTCACGACGGCTCAAGTTCTTTTATCATATACGAGTATTTAACAAAAGACGATATTAGAAAAATTTTGAACAATGAGGACGTGAAATATAAAACGATTCTTCATACGTTAGAAGAATTATATAAAGAAAATTTAATAGAGGTAGAGACGTATGAAATTTATAAACATTCCTACGAATAA
- a CDS encoding shikimate kinase gives MILIGFMGVGKTTIALKLAEVGNKNFVDLDDLIEKNKNKSIPNIFKDEGEASFRRYEYEALKEAVRNDIVATGGGIVEYPPSLDFLKQTSKTVIFLNADFDTLYKRIKNDTNRPNAIKPYEDLKKLYEKRNKYYTSVADIIVNNDDKLNEVVHKILHLKI, from the coding sequence ATGATACTTATTGGATTTATGGGAGTTGGAAAAACAACTATAGCTTTAAAATTAGCTGAAGTTGGAAATAAAAATTTTGTTGATTTAGATGATTTAATAGAAAAAAACAAAAACAAATCAATACCTAATATATTTAAAGATGAAGGTGAAGCGTCATTTAGAAGATATGAATATGAAGCATTAAAAGAAGCGGTTAGAAACGATATTGTTGCAACAGGTGGAGGAATAGTTGAATATCCACCTTCTTTAGATTTTTTAAAACAGACCAGTAAAACAGTTATTTTTTTAAATGCTGATTTTGACACTCTTTATAAACGTATTAAAAATGACACTAACAGACCAAATGCTATAAAGCCGTACGAAGATCTTAAAAAATTATATGAGAAAAGGAATAAATATTATACTTCAGTTGCAGATATAATTGTTAATAATGATGACAAATTAAACGAAGTTGTTCACAAAATTTTACACTTAAAAATATAG
- a CDS encoding ComGF family competence protein — translation MKLKQICALKQNDGFTYVELLLSLFILVMILFITGPTLKIFSHIELKEKSFDIDVFIEDIFETEFEKEDFIVETNRLSFKTKNGLITYRLSNDRIVKSIDDKGFIPLMYNVSEFTIKEKSTYISLSIKEGDNYYTINIKK, via the coding sequence GTGAAGTTAAAACAAATATGTGCATTAAAACAAAATGATGGTTTTACATACGTTGAATTATTACTTAGTTTATTTATATTAGTCATGATTCTTTTTATCACTGGACCGACATTAAAAATATTTAGTCATATTGAACTTAAAGAAAAGAGTTTTGATATTGATGTTTTCATAGAAGATATATTTGAAACAGAGTTTGAAAAAGAGGATTTTATAGTCGAGACGAATCGATTATCGTTTAAAACGAAAAATGGATTAATTACTTATAGGTTGTCAAATGATAGAATTGTAAAATCGATCGATGATAAAGGGTTTATACCTCTAATGTACAATGTCAGTGAGTTTACGATTAAAGAGAAAAGTACATATATCTCACTAAGTATAAAAGAAGGTGATAATTATTACACGATTAATATCAAAAAATGA